CCGAATTGTCCGTACTCGCGCCCACCTCAGAGAAAGAGGGGCTGCTCTGGCGCTACACCACCGACGACCCCGGCAATGGTTGGGAACAACCCGGCTACGACGCCTCGAAATGGAAAGAGGGCCCCGGCGTTCTGGGCAAGAAAGACACCCCCGGCGCAAGAGTGCGCACGCCCTGGGAAACGCCCAGCATATGGGCGCGCCGCGAGTTCACCATCGAAACGCTTCCCGACGGGGACTACTACCTCGACATCCTTCACGATGAAGACGCCGAGGTCTACATCAACGGCGTGCTCGCGGCCAAGGCCGAAGGGTATAACGGCGCCTACGAGCAGTGCCTCATTCCCGATGCCGCGCGCGCCGCACTGAAACCCGGAGCAAACCTGTTCGCCGTGCACTGCACCCAGACCGAAGGCGGACAAAGCATCGACGTCGGGCTCGTCGTCGAAAAACCATGACATAACCCGAAAGAAAACCAGGGCGTGCCCCGCTGCAAATGGACCTCAAGCCGGCGCTGGGGCCAGAGACTGCCCTGCTGAGAATCGCCGCTCCCGCCGGCCGCTTGCTCCGCGCCGTCCTGCGCCCGCGTCCATTCCGGTTCCGGAGGTCTTCTTCAGGGTGCGTCCAACTCGACCCAGGCCGAGGTTCGGGCGGAACGCCTGGCGGCGCCAATGAGTTTCTGAATGTAGATGCCCTGTTCGAGGCCGGGTTCGGCGGGCTTGTTTTCGGCGACGGCATAGAGGAAATTGGCGAGACACGCCATGTGGGAGCGCATCCACCCGATGCTCGCTTTGGGACTGGGGAATTTCCCGCCGGGTGCGGGGTATCGCTGGCCGGTGTCGATGCGGGTCCAGCCGCGTCGTCCGCCGACGGGTTCGCCGGGCGCGGTGGCGTCGTAGACCTCGAGATGGTGCGGCGCCATGAGGTTGAACCGCATGGCCCCTTTCGAGCCGTGGAGTTCGAAGCGCAGTTCGTCTTCGACGCCTGTGGCAATCTTGGTCGCTTCGACCGTGCCCAGCGCGCCGGACCTGGTCCGCACGAGCATCATCACGTTGTCTTCCGCGTCGACCTTCACCCGTTTCTTGGGCTCTTCAGCGGACGGACGGTCCGCATACGCGATCTGCGTCGCCGCCATGAGCGACGCGAAGTCCCCCACGAGCGGATGAAGTAGATCGAGGACGTGCGACGCGAGGTCCGCGAGCACGCCTCCGCCCGCTTCGGCCGAAAGCTTCCATCGGAGGGGCGCGTCGGGACTGGCGCTGCCCGCGTGAAGGTAGCTGGCGCGGAACTGCAGCAGATTTCCCAGGAACCCTTCCTCGACGAGCTGCCGCGCGCGAAGGGTGGCGGGGAAAAAGCGGTTCTGGAACGTCATCTGGGCAATGCCCGCATAGCTCTTGAGCGCAGCCTCGATGGGGGGAATCTCGTCCAGCCCGGCCACCAGGGGCTTGTCGCAATAGATGTGCTTATCATGCGCCATGGCCGAGAGGAGTTGGTCCTTGTGCAGATGGTTCGGCGTGCAGATATGAACGATGTCCACGTCGGGGTTTTCAGTGATCTCGCGGTAGTCGGTGGTGGCCACGCGGGCGCCGATTTGCGCGCGGCCGCGTTCGGCGGTCTCGATGCGGCTTGTGCAGATGTGGGTGATGCGCGTCGTGCAAGGCGGCGGCTCGTAAAACAGGGGGATGTTCAGGTGGCCGTAGGCATGGACCTTCCCGATGAAGCCGAAACCCAGGATGCCAACGTTATAAGTCTTCATGGTCTGCTCATTCCTGACGGCGCGGCTGTCTTGTTTTCCATTCGCGCATTGCGCCGACGAATTTCTCGAAAAGGTAGCGGCTGTCGTGCGGGCCCGGCGAAGCTTCAGGGTGGTACTGTACACTGAAGATCGGCATTTCCCTGTGTTCCATGCCCTCGACGGAGTTGTCGTTGAGGTTCGTGTGGGTGATGCGCACCTTGCTCTTGTTCAGCGAATCCGCGTCGACGGCAAAGCCGTGGTTTTGCGCGCTGATCTCGACCGCGCCCGTGTCGTGGTTCATGACCGGTTGGTTGCCGCCCCGGTGGCCGAATTTGAGTTTATAGGTCGTGCCGCCGAACGCATGGCCCAGGATCTGGTGTCCGAGGCAAATGCCGAAGATGGGCTTCTTGCCGAACAGCCCCCGAACGGTCGGATAGATGTACGGCAACGCGGCCGGGTCGCCGGGTCCGTTCGAGAGGAAGATGCCGTCGGGATTGTGGTTCAGTGCATCCCCGGCTGACGCCGTCGCGGGCAATACGATGACCTTGCACCCCGCCGCATCGAGCAGGCGCAGAATGTTGTATTTGATCCCGTAATCAAACGCGACGACGGTGAACTCGGCGTCTCTCTTGTCCGGGTTCCAGACATACGGCTCTTTCACCGACACGGCCTTGACATAATCGCTCCCCTCCATGTCCGGAGAGTCTATTGCCTTCTGGATGAGGCTGGCGTGGTCGAAATCCACCGTGCTGACGACGCACTTCTTCGCGCCCTCGGTGCGGAGCATCTTCGTGATCTTGCGCGTGTCGACGCCGTCGATGGCGACGATGTTGTGCTCGTTGAGGTACTCGGGCAGGCTCTGGCGCGCGCGGAAATTGCTGGGCGCCATGCAGCACTCGCGCATCACGAGTCCCTCGACGAACGGCGCGCGCGATTCCACGTCCTCCGGGTTCACGCCGTAATTCCCGATGAGGGGACAGGTCATCGTGACGACCTGACCCGCGTACGAGGGATCGGTCAGGATCTCCTGGTATCCGGTCATGCTGGTATTGAACACCAACTCGCCGCGGGTCTCGCCCTCCGCGCCGACGGCGTTGCCCTCGAACACCAGTCCGTTTTCAGTTGCAAGGATGGCTCTTCGTGTCGTGTTCATGGATTCTTGTATCGTTTCGTGCGGTCAGGGCGCGCGATAGACGAACCGCCCGTCACACAATGTGGCTTT
The DNA window shown above is from Candidatus Hydrogenedentota bacterium and carries:
- the carA gene encoding glutamine-hydrolyzing carbamoyl-phosphate synthase small subunit → MNTTRRAILATENGLVFEGNAVGAEGETRGELVFNTSMTGYQEILTDPSYAGQVVTMTCPLIGNYGVNPEDVESRAPFVEGLVMRECCMAPSNFRARQSLPEYLNEHNIVAIDGVDTRKITKMLRTEGAKKCVVSTVDFDHASLIQKAIDSPDMEGSDYVKAVSVKEPYVWNPDKRDAEFTVVAFDYGIKYNILRLLDAAGCKVIVLPATASAGDALNHNPDGIFLSNGPGDPAALPYIYPTVRGLFGKKPIFGICLGHQILGHAFGGTTYKLKFGHRGGNQPVMNHDTGAVEISAQNHGFAVDADSLNKSKVRITHTNLNDNSVEGMEHREMPIFSVQYHPEASPGPHDSRYLFEKFVGAMREWKTRQPRRQE
- a CDS encoding Gfo/Idh/MocA family oxidoreductase, producing MKTYNVGILGFGFIGKVHAYGHLNIPLFYEPPPCTTRITHICTSRIETAERGRAQIGARVATTDYREITENPDVDIVHICTPNHLHKDQLLSAMAHDKHIYCDKPLVAGLDEIPPIEAALKSYAGIAQMTFQNRFFPATLRARQLVEEGFLGNLLQFRASYLHAGSASPDAPLRWKLSAEAGGGVLADLASHVLDLLHPLVGDFASLMAATQIAYADRPSAEEPKKRVKVDAEDNVMMLVRTRSGALGTVEATKIATGVEDELRFELHGSKGAMRFNLMAPHHLEVYDATAPGEPVGGRRGWTRIDTGQRYPAPGGKFPSPKASIGWMRSHMACLANFLYAVAENKPAEPGLEQGIYIQKLIGAARRSARTSAWVELDAP